A portion of the Magnolia sinica isolate HGM2019 chromosome 17, MsV1, whole genome shotgun sequence genome contains these proteins:
- the LOC131230592 gene encoding probable LRR receptor-like serine/threonine-protein kinase At3g47570, producing the protein MEFPHSNLCVFWSFTLFHAILLSSINSWSPSVFTLKNETDRLALLAFKYGITEDSLRVLSSWNDSLHFCKWEGVTCSRRHHQRVTILNLTDRSLVGHVSPHIGNLSFLRRIDLSTNKFQGKIPQEIGRLFRLQILNLTDNSLQGEIPSNLSHCPELVAISLDRNQLDGKLPTELGSLSKLIFLSVSKNDMRGSIPPSLGLTLDLRSNNFDGQIPNQLGQLAGIITFRIAANQLSGMIPPSIYNLSSIQEFNVASNQLHGSIPPNLGLLFPHLRGILVGSNQFTGKLPISLSNASSLKLTDFSSNSFSVPVPMNVGSLLSLKRFNIESNQIGSRKGDDLRFLTSLTNCTNLKIIGASSNNLSGELPGSIANLSTQLTILSLGENKIFGIIPKGIGNLINLYALGLDENSFKGSLPDAIGKLNQLQALSFRRNKFSGQIPHSIGNITRLSILQLDGNDFHGSIPSSFRNWAFMEELVISENKLNGTIFKQVGAAFINMSHNSFTGSLLLEVDNLENISEMDISENKLSGEIPDTLGKCQSMEVLYMNGNLFQGTIPESLKNLKGIKGLDLSRNNLSGQIPMYFEEFHFLQFLDLSFNNFEGEVPKGGIFRNASVISVDGNSKLCGGIPELQLPGCPKQASKKRGKPLASRVKVTVITVVLSLFLLSCIIAALYWRRNSPKKASSPSSTQNQWLQVSYADLLHATDGFSSANLIGVGGFGSVYKGILECFETLVAVKVFNLLQQGAFKSFAAECEALRNIRHRNLVKILTVCSSIDFNGNDFKALVFDYMPNGSLEKWLHPNVDEQPRSLNLTQRLNIAIDVASALDYLHHHSRIPIVHRDLKPSNVLLDDDMVAHVGDFGLTRFLSEAAEGFSQNQTTTSGIKGSIGYIPPEYGMGGKASTHGDVYSYGILLLEMITGKRPTDDMFKDNQSLHHFAKSAFLEQVMEIIDPRLLVADAEAIQDNENHNNLRNRTHDCLVSLVSVGVSCSAESPNERMKMRDVVMEMHAIRDLYLEVGIHRQRQNRPLLLGEGSSYLSNY; encoded by the exons ATGGAGTTCCCACATTCGAATCTTTGTGTATTTTGGTCATTTACCCTCTTCCATGCAATCCTACTCTCCTCCATCAACTCCTGGTCACCCTCGGTATTTACATTGAAAAATGAGACGGATCGACTCGCATTGCTCGCATTCAAATATGGTATTACCGAAGATTCTCTCAGAGTCTTGAGCTCATGGAACGATTCTCTCCATTTCTGCAAATGGGAGGGAGTCACCTGCAGTCGCCGCCATCATCAGAGGGTCACCATCTTAAATCTCACCGACCGCAGCTTGGTGGGCCACGTATCACCTCACATTGGAAATCTCTCTTTCCTGAGAAGAATCGATCTCTCCACCAACAAATTCCAAGGCAAAATCCCTCAAGAAATCGGCCGTTTGTTCCGTCTTCAGATTCTCAACCTGACTGATAATTCACTCCAAGGAgaaattccatccaatctgagcCACTGTCCAGAACTCGTAGCCATTAGCCTCGATCGGAATCAGTTGGACGGAAAACTTCCTACTGAGCTTGGCTCTTTGTCGAAGCTCATTTTCCTTTCTGTCTCAAAAAATGATATGAGAGGAAGCATCCCACCTTCATTGGGCTTGACTCTTGATCTAAGATCTAACAATTTCGACGGGCAAATTCCAAACCAGCTTGGTCAATTGGCAGGCATTATCACTTTTCGAATAGCTGCAAATCAGTTATCAGGTATGATTCCACCATCGATTTATAATCTCTCATCCATCCAAGAATTTAACGTGGCATCTAACCAGCTACATGGAAGCATTCCGCCCAACCTAGGCCTTTTGTTTCCACACCTGCGTGGGATTCTTGTAGGTAGTAACCAATTCACCGGAAAACTGCCAATTTCATTGTCCAATGCTTCAAGTCTCAAACTTACTGATTTTAGCTCCAACAGTTTTAGTGTACCCGTGCCTATGAATGTAGGAAGTCTTTTGAGTCTCAAACGCTTCAATATTGAGAGTAATCAGATTGGAAGTAGGAAGGGTGATGACCTAAGATTTCTCACTTCACTGACCAACTGCACCAATTTAAAAATCATAGGTGCAAGTTCTAATAATCTCTCTGGTGAGTTGCCTGGCTCCATTGCTAATCTCTCGACACAACTAACCATACTGAGTTTAGGAGAAAACAAGATATTTGGAATCATTCCCAAGGGAATCGGCAATCTCATCAACTTGTATGCTTTGGGTCTGGACGAGAATTCCTTCAAGGGTAGTCTTCCAGATGCTATTGGGAAGCTTAACCAGTTGCAAGCCCTGAGTTTCCGTCGAAATAAATTTTCAGGGCAAATCCCGCATTCAATTGGCAACATCACTCGATTAAGCATTCTCCAGTTGGATGGAAATGATTTCCATGGAAGCATAccatctagttttagaaattgggCATTTATGGAAGAATTGGTCATTTCTGAAAATAAACTCAATGGTACCATATTCAAACAAGTTGGCGCAGCTTTTATCAACATGTCTCATAACTCATTCACTGGGTCTCTCCTGCTGGAAgttgataacttagaaaatattagCGAAATGGACATCTCAGAGAACAAACTATCAGGTGAAATTCCAGATACGTTGGGAAAGTGTCAAAGCATGGAGGTGCTTTATATGAATGGAAACTTGTTTCAAGGAACCATTCCAGAGTCTCTAAAGAATTTAAAAGGTATCAAAGGGCTAGATCTTTCGCGCAATAACTTGTCTGGGCAGATTCCAATGTATTTCGAAGAATTTCATTTCTTACAGTTTTTGGATTTGTCTTTTAATAATTTCGAGGGTGAAGTGCCAAAAGGAGGAATCTTTAGAAATGCCAGCGTAATTTCAGTTGACGGAAATAGCAAACTCTGTGGAGGTATACCAGAACTACAATTGCCAGGGTGCCCTAAGCAAGCTTCTAAGAAAAGAGGAAAGCCTCTTGCTTCCAGAGTAAAAGTCACAGTCATTACCGTGGTTTTATCTTTGTTTCTCCTGTCGTGTATCATTGCAGCTCTTTATTGGAGAAGAAATTCTCCAAAGAAAGCTTCTTCTCCATCTTCCACACAGAATCAGTGGTTACAAGTTTCTTATGCAGATCTCCTTCACGCAACAGATGGGTTTTCTTCAGCTAATTTAATTGGTGTGGGAGGTTTTGGTTCTGTATATAAAGGAATTCTAGAATGCTTTGAAACACTTGTTGCAGTGAAGGTATTCAACCTCCTACAGCAAGGAGCTTTTAAGAGTTTTGCAGCTGAATGCGAAGCATTAAGAAACATCCGGCATCGAAATCTTGTCAAGATCTTAACGGTTTGCTCGAGCATTGATTTtaatggcaatgatttcaaagctCTAGTGTTTGACTACATGCCTAATGGTAGTCTGGAGAAGTGGTTGCATCCAAATGTAGATGAACAACCGAGGAGTTTGAATCTTACCCAGAGGCTAAATATAGCCATTGATGTGGCTTCGGCATTAGATTATCTTCATCATCATTCCAGAATACCAATTGTTCATCGAGACCTAAAACCAAGCAATGTTCTTCTCGATGATGATATGGTTGCCCACGTGGGTGACTTTGGTTTAACAAGGTTCCTCTCCGAAGCTGCAGAAGGTTTCTCCCAAAATCAAACTACCACATCTGGGATTAAGGGATCGATTGGCTATATTCCTCCAG AGTACGGGATGGGCGGTAAGGCGTCCACACATGGAGATGTATACAGTTATGGGATCCTTCTACTTGAGATGATCACTGGAAAGAggccaactgatgacatgtttaaggACAATCAGAGCCTTCATCACTTTGCAAAGTCAGCTTTTCTAGAACAAGTAATGGAGATTATAGATCCAAGACTTCTCGTAGCAGATGCTGAAGCTATTCAAGACAATGAAAATCATAACAATTTGAGAAATAGAACACATGATTGCTTGGTTTCATTGGTCAGCGTTGGTGTATCATGTTCTGCAGAATCGCCAAATGAACGAATGAAGATGAGAGATGTTGTCATGGAAATGCATGCAATTAGAGACTTATATCTGGAAGTTGGGATTCACCGACAGAGACAAAATAGGCCCCTATTGTTAGGTGAGGGTTCATCTTACCTCAGTAACTACTGA